In Lolium rigidum isolate FL_2022 chromosome 7, APGP_CSIRO_Lrig_0.1, whole genome shotgun sequence, the DNA window TGGGTGCTTCAAGGTATATAGTAGGCAATGTCTACTATGTCGAATTTGCTCTTCGCTTGCATTTTCTATTGGTCCGGCTGTTCATGGCTTAATCTTTCAACTAACAATATAAGGAGGGATCTTTCAAGTCAGTATGGGATCGTTGCACCTGAAACATCAACAACATCAACTTCATTCAAGGAATATTGCAACTGCGTGTGGCCTAGTTGCAACCTAGTGGGGATGGCTACAACTAAACAACCGAGTGTTACCAACCATGCCTTATCTAGTTACCACCCAGTATGAAATGACTGGAACTAAAACACCATCATCAGCAACTCATCACATGGGCGCATCAACTATAGCCTAAACGAGATGGCTACAACAAAAACACAACCAAAAACAATTTATTTCGAGCAAGTATAGCAACCGTGTCTTCTCCAATTGCAACCCATCAGTATGAGATGGGTGTAAATAAaacactaccaccatcaactcatCATAGGAGCGCAACAGTTTTATATAGCATGCACCAAATGTAACCCATTTCGGGGATAGATTGTGAACTTGCACAAGTTGACGATGTGGgtatagcccagtggttggggtcgcagtagcgcaccccaacgaccagagttcgatcCCTGTCACGGATGAATTTCTAGAATTATCACGCCATGTCCCGCTTCTATTGTATcagtagtgtctagttcctcctagatattgtttctttttttttgaacttgcACATGTTTTCATGAAATTGCATATCGTTGATGTATGTTGCCGATCGTTGTTCTTGTACAATATTATGAAGTTGCTGGCTGTTGTTGCTAAGTTGAGTATCTTGGAAACTAAGTTGTGTTGCCACAACACTAGAGTTGATTTACCAATAGTACCAAGTCAGATAGTATCACTGTTGTGAAGTTGTGGACCGTTTGCACTTGAGTTGCAGAGTAATTGTTATTAAATTGTATTTTCATTGCTATTAATAAGATGTCGATTTCAGAAACCAAGTTGGCAATGATATTAGAAAATATAGTAGGTGTCTCAGTACTAAGAAGTTGCTGGCAAATGAGTATCTCATAAGCTAAGCTGGCTACATACTATAAAAATATAGTGTACAAAACTTTTTGTATGAAGTTGCTTTGCCATAACACTAGAGTTGCTTTTCTGAAGAATTTTTTACTCTAAACTTACACAAATGAGATCTAGCTCTAAAGAGCTCATCACAAGAGTACCAATGGTAAAAGTGGATCATAATTTCGATACACGGTTAAGATAtagggatttttttatttttcccacGTAGAATTAAATGTAGACCATCCATGCTATTTTCTTTCTTTGTATAGTGTGTTTGTCTATCCGGCCTCCGTTTGCCAACTAGGTGCATCCACTTGTTTGTCATTGTTTAACTACTATTAGATGTcacattttgaaatttttttaaaaaaaatgtgaaATAAATCATGGACATTGTTTATGTTATATGTTGTGTATCTGTAAAAAGTTGTGTCAAAATATAACCATACCTAACATGTGCAAAAAAGATTGAGAACACATAAATGAATAGTGTCCTATATTATTTAgacatgatttgttgttttttgcAGGTCACATATTGTCATATTTTTTAATGAAACTTCATAAGTATACAAGATGcagcattttttcgataaaggagcattgccccagcctctgcatcaatagatgcacacagcttGCTTTATTAAAATCAAAGTATAAAGTCAAAAAAAGATCCATCATCACTTATTACACTCATGGAAACGATAGGATCGATATATGAATCAACCAACTAAAAATACGGCTAACAGAAAAGCTATGcgtttgctattctattaagatgccgccacccagtagtctggaaaaagaagtcgtgagcaaccactagcatccggttgcatccaataaccatatcctcccgctactccaccgggagaaggaaaacccattgCTGGATTGAATGAGCAGCccgccggataacctgcaaaaaattagtcccactttgtttgttaaagataatatcatttctagtcCTCCAGATAGCCCAATAAATGGCCAAAACACCAATTCTAATCTTCAGTTTATCAATTTTTGTCACACCATTaagccatctaccaaacatattagtaatattagctggtGGCGGAATATTATAAGTAAGGTACATCATACATCAAATTATCTTCACAAAAGGGCAATGTAAGAACAAATGATTAACGGTTTCAGTGGAATCACAAAACCAACACTTTTGACATCCTTTCCACTTTCGTTTAgccaaattatccttagttaaaAATACTttattactaaggaaccacataaattttTTAATTTTCAACGGGATTTTTAATTTCCATAGATACTTACGAAGATACACAGTATGCCCATTCATCCAATCAAGGTACATAGACTTGACTGTAAACAGACCCGAATCAGTAAGCTTCCAAATAAACTTATCTGGTTCAGTAGTTTAGGTAATTGTAATTAATCTTTGGCATAGATGTAACCATTGCAACCACTTATTGTCATTCAGACCTCTTCTAAAAGAAATATTGGTAGGTTCAGTAGCAAGCACAGTTGAGATTAACACATTCTTATGTTGAACAATATTATATAGGGCCGGATATTGATGGGACAACCGAGTATCACCCAGCCATACATCCTTCCAGAACCTAACAGATGTCCCGTCCCCCACTCTAAAATAACCCCTCTTGAAAAAGTCATCTTTAACATGCATGAGAcccttccaaaaaggtgaatcTGTCGGTTTGACTTCGACTTGTGCTGGCGTTTTAtttttaagatacttgttacataagagctgctgccacataccctcttctgaaagaagtttaaacaaccatttgctcAGAAGGCATTTGTTCTTTAATGCTAATACCTCAATAGCCAACCTGCCCTGATCTTTTGGTCTACACAAAATATTCCACTTAGACAGTCTATATTTTTTCTTGTGCTCATCGGATTGCCAGAAAAAATTTGATCTATAAAAATCTAACCTCTTCCTCACCCCAATTGGAATTTCCAAGAATGAAAGCATAAACCAAGATGCAGCATAATCTAGGTTTACAATTTTATTTTAGAATCTTTAAAAACGTGTAAGTGTGACATAAAAAATGGATTCTCTGCAGCAACGTGGGATTCACACGTCTacgggtaagggcatctccaacggggcgacccatcccgcgcccgcgcgtccggatgggtccagccggacaaaaacccggcccaacgtggagacgcaccgcaaaagcggacggccgcgacgtctggaacgacgcaaacccggcccaaatctgggccgggtttgcgtggccgcggatggcacgcggcgtcctcgcgtgtccaccctgtccgcgtggctggcccacctgtcggtgccccagtcctattaaacgtGGATtggggaaggggactgtccctatccagtccccactttccactccggccgcacgcgcgagctcgaagcttccgcgccgccatggccccgaagcgcgagttcgagccgtccgccaacgaccacgaggccggcagccgccggcaagtcgcgccgccggcgttcacaatggggccgccggcgcctcccggacgcgagcggatctacgtcaccgtagcggtggcgcggatgttccgggacgccggcgtcccaatgccgtgggggacgtgcacctcccccacggccggcacctgagcccagatcgggttccggtgccgcccatccctggctccggccgcgcccgcttcgccgagatccggaggcgccgagctcagctgccggcggacctccagcaggaccccgcgtacggtgacgcaagtcccaactgggacttgtggttcgaggtggagcacgatgcgcgccggcgcacatgcttcacatccgcgacggcgcggcctcgcgcacaGCCAGGCAcacctgctaggcgggctggcctcCGCCCctgcggcctctacatcaacgagcccgcgccccagccccagccgcagccgcagccgcagccccaggaggaggagaacgacccggagctgcaggcggcgctcgcggcgtcccgcgagcagcgaggacctcgacgaggctggccaaatggccgcacctcgccgaggcgctgcgcgcctccgcgctcggaggaggcggccgggaaggcccgtggaggacgcccaggcggaggcgtgggccttcctcgagctggcgcgccgtcaggaggaggctacgcgtcaggcggcgctccgggaggaggaggagcgccgggccgcgcgcctggcggaggaggagcgcctggccacgcaggccgcagcggaggagcagctccggctggagtccgcgcggagggcacggctgcgcaggccggcgagcccgccgaacccgcactccccctgggaaagggcgcgagtgggagccccggccggagtcgccggtgccctccggcgtgtcgagccggaacagcgcgtcgccgccgggggcgtcgtcgtcatcgacgccgacgatgacgagtactaccgggagtagtatcgccggcggccaccgtgctcgcaaaccctgtctagggtttttttagtttaaagcccatatagggctttcttttgtgtaaaaattgcccaaaatagggctaagtttaattaaccactactttaatgttatttttggcagttttccttttttatttttatttttgttattttaattacatatgcggtgcgtccgcgcgttgggcgcagcgtgcgacgcaaacggacacgcggacgcgggccgctgtccgggtgtccgttcggccacccaaacggcccaaaacggacggcccagcgcgtccgtttggatcgcgcggttggagatgccctaagatccTTTACTTAAGAAGCTGTCCGTAGGTACAGTATTATTGAAGTGTAAATCATAGCCAGAATAAGATGACTTGAGTATGAAATGATACTATTCTCATACAGGATTGCTTAGCTCGACCCATGCCTAGCAGCTAACTATCGCATCCACTGCAAAAGTCAACCCCGTTGACCGCATTCTGGTATGAGAGCTCTCCCTGAATCAACGATGGGAATGGCAGATACTACAGAAAGTCCTCTTTGCGAGGTGCCTCTGTCAAAGGCACAATACTACTCCTAGACTCCTAGTAGGTCAAGCCGGTAGATGGAAGCCTTCAGTTCAGCCGTAACGAATTAACTCAAGCTGCTACCGACCAGTAGCCAACGCATGCAATCGTGAATCGACCGACGCCGATCGACATGAGATCGAATGCAATGAGCCAATGATCGGGCGCATAAATGCATTTGTCGACCATCTACCGGCTAAATGATCTGACACAAGGCAGCGGCTGACCCACGGTATCGTCTCGTTCCATCAACCGCATCCATTCATGCTTGTCGTTAGACTTTGTCAATTCAAGATCGAGATGCCAACCATCAATGTTTGAATGTGTGGCGAGCGTTCGCAGCATTACTTGCAATTGCAAAACGTGAGCGTGACTGATAATGCATCTGAGTGAAATACTATAATGCTGACAGAAAATACTCAGCTCTCTAATACTCCTAGCCAGCTAGTTTTAAGCTGCTACTGGCGTACTTAGTTCTCTAATACTACTTTGTAGCTCTCTGATACTCCAAGCTAGTTTTAAGCTGCTACTGCACACTCTACTGTTCTAAGCTATTACTCGCACATGCGCTGTAGCAGTCAGCGGGGAACAATGGTGCAAGAACACCATTGATCCCTTAATGCTCTCCTTACTACTCACCTGCCCCCCACGCGGCAACCCACAACCAATTAAGAGTAGACTTCATTCCATCGCATCGTTCTCCCTTCAGCTCCACCAGCTGCCTATATAAACACACACACAAGGCTTCCTCCTCCCAGTGCAAACCAGACCACCAAACCAGCACCCAAACAAGAAGTTCATTACAGTGGTGAGAGACAAGGCGCCCATGTTCTAATCATTTCTTCATTAGCTAGTGTTGCTGATTGCACCCAGCATTCGTCCCGGACGGCAATGGCTGTCCGCCTCAAGAGGCCTCTTTGTGTTATCCTCGTCGCCTTCCTCTGCTTGATATGCTTGGTTCATGCTGACTTCGACGATGATGAGCCACCATATGGGCGTGGAGGGTTTGGCCGTGGACCGGGCTACGGTCATGGGCCGAGGGGCTATGGCCGTGGACCTAAATTTGGCCGTGGGCCGTTCGGCCGTGATTGTCGCTTTGGTAGGTgccgtggtggcggtggaggctttgggggtggaggcggtggtggccttggtggaggtggtgggattggtggtggaggaggtggtggtcttggtggaggcggtggagttggCGGCGGGGGTGGccttggtggaggtggtggtttaggaggaggcggcggtcttggtggaggtggtggcggtcttggtggaggtggtggagtcggcggtggtggcggacttggtggaggtggtggtgttgGCGGTGGGGGAGGTGGTGGTTTAGGAGGTGGCAGCGGAATTGGAGGGGGAGGAGGTaaaggtggtggatttggtggtggagttggaggtggaggtggtcttggtggcggaggtggtggtggctttgggggtggaggtggcagcgggattggtggtggaggtggtaaaGGTGGTGGGTTTGGAGCCGGCGGAGGTGTCGGTAGTGgagccggcggaggaggaggtcttggcggtggtggtggaggcggaaTGGGTGGAGGTGGTGGGCTTGGAGGCGGTGGAGGCCAAGGTGGAGGTTTTGGAGCGGGTGGCGGCATGGGAGGTGGAGCTGGTGGAGGCGGTGGccttggtggtggtggaggtggaggcatgggaggtggtggaggaggtgggcttGGAGGCGGTGGAGGCCAAGGTGGAGGTTTTGGAGCGGGTGGCGGCATGGGAGGTGGAGCTGGTGGAGGCGGTGGccttggtggtggtggaggtggtggcatgggaggtggtggcggaggtgggCTTGGAGGCGGTGGAGGCCAAGGTGGAGGTTTTGGAGCAGGTGGTGGCATGGGAGGTGGAGCTGGTGGAGGCGGTGGCCTTGGTGGTGGCGGGGGTGGTGGCATGGGTAGCGGTGGAGGAGGTGGGATGGGAGGTGGTGCCGGTGGTGGATTTGGTAGTGGTGCGGGAGGAGGCCTAGGTCATGGTGCTGGTCTTGGTGGTGgcatgggaggtggtggtggtcttggtggaggaggtggaggggggctcggtggtggtggtggatccggCAACGGGTTAGGTGGTGGCGTCGGAGGAGGACTTGGGCATGGTGGTGGGCTCGGAAAGGGAGTTGGtctcggcggaggtggaggcggcggcattGGTATTGGTATTGGTGTGGGTATTGGTGTTGGGCTAGGTGCAGGAGCCGGAGGTGGGACAGGAGCTGGTGGTGGTGCTGGCGGCGGTGGACGTTAATTTTACAACTAGACTTGCATAAAAGAGCTAAAGGGTACTACAGATGTTTGTGCTCTTGGACAGTACTCGCATCTGCTTATGTGGTTTGTCTTTGTTAGGGATCGATACGATTGGTTATTTTCCCCTTCGATTATTCTGTATGTAGGCATTGCTCAAATGAGCCTAAGCTATGGCAGAGTCGGACACTCGATCAAACTATTTGTAATAAATATTGATGTAAAAGAGATGGAAATTAATGCATATGACATATATCATTCAAGTGTACAATTTCATGACCTGGTTCATGTACAATCTGATATATGGACATGTGACCAGGTTCGTTTGCAATGTGATCGTTAGGTTCCTTTGTaatgtgatgattttttttgAGGGCTAGTAACCTGATGATTATGCTCGACCACAATTGGAGGATACGGAGGGGAATGGGTTGTTTCTGCCTTTCTCGGGTGctatcatattattcaagctcggtctttatagtttttgctttctctAGGAGGACTTCAATTTTCTGAATCTGAGATGTTCATCTTTCGCTTTGCACTTTCGGAAGTAACTTGAATGGACGATCGGGAGAAAGGCTACATATGAATGAACAGGCCAACAGCTCCGGAACGAGGCATCCAAAGTCACGAGCATTATTTTAACGTTGATTAATGGGGTAAGATTCCCTAAAGGGAGACACATCCTGTGGCTTCTGGGTTATTCAATATATTCGAGAGAGGagtctcgttgaccactattatcgggttcgCCAAAAAATAGTGTCTTAACTTCCGTGCTGAcatgaaaactccataagctagcttctgatatTGCGGGCAGGAGCGGAGCGCCCATTCTGGCGAGGTCTGGCATATGCCAGAGCTAAAATCTGTGGCGAGTACATGTACCACTTGTTATTTCTCTACCAGGACCAGCGCCATGTGCATGTATTTGGGCTAATCTCTCGCATGTGAATAACAGAACAAACTAGTCCACCGAACAGGTATGGGGCCTTGGTGGGCCTTAAAATTTATTAGGTGGAGAGGCCACTTAACATGTTAGCCagtctcacaaaaaaaaaaatccttaacATATTGTTAGCCAGTTAGCCTCAATACAGAGGTTGTTCCTGATCGATCGGATCGATCGATCGCAAGGCATCGTGAGACGAAAACAGTTAGAAAATAAGGTGACGAGTTTCTGCTAGCGGGCGGCGCTACAGTGGCCGCTGGTGGCTCGAGGAGAGGACGATCGGGCAGAAAATAAAGATTATCGCAAGGGACTGTGATTGACATGGCGCCTCAGAAGAAGATTATCAAGGTTAGCGGCATGTGTAGAATAAAAGTTACGAGTCTTCAGTCTTTAATAATTCAGTGGTGAGTTGGTGTGCAAAATTTATTTCGTGAGGTACTTTTTGCATACATAAGTTTGTGTTAGTTCTTGTAGGAGCTGATTGTAGGTGTTGATTATATTTTGTGTTACAAATTCTAGGGATATATTCAACACTTCTATTTTTAGTCATATGTATTGCTTCTGCTTTGTCGTTTCCGCCATACCAAAAATTTAGTTCGTCCTCCGCCACTGATTGCGGGTATCGCTGTTTAGATGGTGATAAAACTTTGCTAAGGAAATATATTGGCCGTTGAACCCCAtgaatcttcccttcttcttATCGTTCTACCACGAGGACTCGTATCGACCACCCGAGGTGTGGCCACAATATATAACAGCAGCGGTTCTTTTTCTTGTGGTGCCACCAGCTGGTGGTGTCGAGATAGTTCGCTTCAGATGCTCGAATGCTCTGTCTGCTTCCTCATTCCACTCGattttttccccttgcttgattagcgcgtaaaagggcagcgctttttctcccaacctggtgaCGAACCTGCTCAAAGTTGCGACACGTCCAGTCAGCTGctgtatctccttgagcttggttggttttctcATCGTCAAGATAGCATGTATTTTCTTGGGGTTGGCCTCGATTCCCCTGGCGGACactaagtatccgaggagttctcccgcaggaacaccaaatgaacattttgtcgggttcagctcgaggcgaaacttgtcgaggttgtcgaatgttttcttgagatcatcgatcagggatgatccttgctttgttgttatgacgacgtcgtcgatgtacacttgaacgTTTTTTCCAATATGCgtggccaagcacttctgcatcatccgctagtacgtggctcccgcgttttttcaacccgaagggcaatagcagaacacaccataaggggttatgaaagctgttttgacttcatcttcttctttcaagcgggtccgatTGTAGCCAGAATACGCGTCGAGGAAGGAAAGAGGTTCGCAACCTATCGTTgaatcgataatttggtcgattctcgggaggggaaagtgatgttttggacaatgtttgctgagacacgtgaaatcgcgcacatgcgaaggactttagtgtttttctttgggaccagcactgggttagcgacccacgtGGACTCAGTGTGCGTCACAACCATGAATCTGgttttcctttgactgtgattgggccATTGGGTCCGGGGATCCTCCGTAGCAGGTATGTATAATGCGTCACAACCATGAATCTATCGTAGGGTCGTCCTAGGACAGCATGATATTGTGACGGCCAATCGATAACTTTGAACTCacacttttccttcctgaagttttcTCGTGTTCCAAACTGTACGTCGAGTAGGATCTTTCCTAGAGGATAATTTGGCTTCTTAGGTGTGATGCCATGAAAACGTGTATCCGTTGGTGTCAAATTTGCTAGAGAGATGTTCATCTTCTGCAGCGTATCCACGCATATGAGATTTAaac includes these proteins:
- the LOC124672599 gene encoding basic proline-rich protein-like, whose product is MRKPTKLKEIQQLTGRVATLSRPPPAPLPNPPPAPPPIPPPPPLPMPPPPPPPRPPPPPAPPPMPPPAPKPPPWPPPPPSPPPPPPPMPPPPPPPRPPPPPAPPPMPPPAPKPPPWPPPPPSPPPPPPPMPPPPPPPRPPPPPAPPPMPPPAPKPPPWPPPPPSPPPPPIPPPPPPPRPPPPPAPLPTPPPAPNPPPLPPPPPIPLPPPPPKPPPPPPPRPPPPPTPPPNPPPLPPPPPIPLPPPKPPPPPPPTPPPPPSPPPPPTPPPPPRPPPPPPRPPPPPKPPPPPRPPPPPTPPPPPRPPPPPPPIPPPPPRPPPPPPPKPPPPPPAPPPPPNPPPPPPPSPPPEPPPAPPPAPKPPPFPPPRPPPPPKPPPPPPPKPPPPPKPPPPPPPKPPPKIHDEGAATGRAWDWCLILKVELQFAMHGLVGSVVLCSCLAVGMAAEERSWGHRRSSTVLGAAEEQHGARGGGGAARSRGAVGGASRPWAAEELRSRGGGGGASWGELCLSVGHTGDGGAAHDWAATG